In Vanessa cardui chromosome 6, ilVanCard2.1, whole genome shotgun sequence, the following proteins share a genomic window:
- the LOC124530322 gene encoding uncharacterized protein LOC124530322, with protein METTTNSIVLNLNSTIPEDLIFNEKVILFNIVAEKPRTVGANTAIAIKFPEELTEPTILKFSKSTYHGVLKDGILTMEDIVLMSGFTLQTIFTLNGDFNQHFTISNENNKVTIAISNSDSLEEIAKNKFVVLEIAATGERAVPVTTTVIIDIPEIIISYPVFERSFYRGSYIKDSGLEFTEEISLQRGYDSSVEFRLEGDNSQWFSLIQNDNLATLITNERNPLPDDIVDKNSHLLFTIVADKLGTTGGRAAIHIDLPKETNDPIVLRFEKNEYIGRIKNESLELEEIRLLNEHDLSSIVLSLSGEFVSYFMIKEEPDYITIQLLDIPKELIENNNFIVLNMEASHPNAVNGYTTIILDIVRNQESQILSPTFEQAYYIGEYSDQEGLIFTNMIKLSQGFDETVSFKLEGVLNGLI; from the exons ATGGAAACAACTACTAATAGTATAgtgctaaatttaaattcaaccaTTCCTGAGGATctcatatttaatgaaaaagtaatattattcaatattgtgGCTGAAAAACCGAGGACAGTCGGTGCGAATACCGCTATAGCCATAAAGTTTCCAGAAG AACTAACGGAACCTACTATATTAAAGTTTTCTAAAAGCACTTACCATGGCGTATTAAAGGATGGCATACTAACTATGGAAGACATCGTTTTAATGTCAGGATTTACActacaaacaatatttacattaaatggag ATTTCAATCAACACTTCACTATttcgaatgaaaataataaagtaacaatcGCAATATCGAATTCAGATTCATTGGAagaaattgcaaaaaataaatttgttgtaTTAGAAATAGCAGCAACCGGAGAAAGGGCGGTGCCCGTAACAACAACCGTTATTATTGATATTCcggaaattataatttcataccCAGTATTTGAAAGATCATTTTATAGAGGTTCTTATATAAAAGATAGTGGATTGGAATTCACAGAGGAAATATCTCTTCAACGAGGATATGACAGCAGCGTCGAATTCAGATTAGAAGGAG ACAATTCACAGTGGTTCTCCTTAATACAAAACGATAATTTAGCTACACTTATTACAAATGAAAGAAATCCGTTACCTGATGATATAGTTGACAAGAACAGTCATTTGCTGTTTACCATAGTAGCTGATAAGCTTGGAACTACTGGTGGAAGAGCAGCAATACATATTGACTTACCAAAAG aaacaaatgATCCTATTGTATTGCGATTcgaaaaaaatgaatacatcGGACGCATAAAAAATGAGTCTCTTGAATTAGAAGAAATACGGCTGTTGAATGAACATGACTTGTCTTCAATCGTACTAAGCTTATCAGGTG aatttgtttcatattttatgattaaagaAGAACCAGATTACATAACTATCCAACTCCTTGATATACCTAAAGAattgattgaaaataataatttcattgtacTCAATATGGAAGCATCTCACCCAAATGCTGTTAATGGatatacaacaattattttggATATTGTTAGGAATCAAGAATCTCAAATATTATCACCAACATTCGAACAGGCTTATTATATTGGAGAATATTCAGATCAAGAAGGTTTAATCTTCACAAACATGATTAAACTTAGTCAAGGATTCGATGAAACCGTTTCCTTTAAACTCGAAGGCG